In a single window of the Azospirillum thiophilum genome:
- a CDS encoding DUF1513 domain-containing protein, with amino-acid sequence MTGNGAMGRRNLLGVLAGKALGARLLAGGRLLGGGLLAVLSGKAHAGAAGTIYLNAYATAGAEPSFGVAALDGTGKLLFTTATPGRAHGIVPRPGIAEAAVFARRPGRWFQTLSLADGTPGPVVRALDDRRFTGHGDYSADGRILYVAEDDVPREEGAIGIYDATDGYHRIGAIPTHGLGPHELILMHDGTTLAVANGGVITHPDTGRAKLNLDSMDSSLTYVEAATGTLLDKVHLPEEHANLGIRHIALLEDGGIAFGVQDERPIGMLQPLTGAHRPGGAIRLFDTPEDVLSRMQGYIGSVASDGMTVAASSPMGGVIGLWDAGSGAWLGSTALADGCGLAPNGDGYLATSGLGVIETVSKTAAAGPERRAPAFRWDNHLTRRVA; translated from the coding sequence ATGACGGGGAATGGGGCGATGGGCCGTCGGAACCTCCTCGGCGTGCTGGCCGGCAAAGCGCTTGGGGCCCGTCTGCTGGCGGGTGGACGCCTGCTGGGCGGCGGACTGCTCGCCGTCCTGTCAGGCAAGGCGCACGCTGGAGCCGCCGGCACGATCTACCTGAATGCCTATGCCACAGCCGGTGCCGAGCCCAGCTTCGGCGTCGCGGCGCTGGATGGAACCGGCAAGCTGCTGTTCACGACCGCAACCCCCGGCCGCGCCCACGGCATCGTGCCGCGCCCCGGCATCGCCGAGGCCGCTGTCTTCGCCCGCCGGCCGGGACGCTGGTTCCAGACCCTGTCGCTGGCCGACGGCACCCCCGGGCCGGTGGTGCGTGCGCTCGACGACCGCCGCTTCACCGGTCATGGCGACTATTCCGCCGACGGCCGCATCCTCTATGTTGCCGAGGACGACGTCCCGCGCGAAGAGGGCGCCATCGGCATCTATGACGCCACCGACGGCTACCACCGCATCGGCGCCATCCCGACCCACGGGCTTGGTCCGCATGAACTGATCCTGATGCACGACGGTACGACGCTGGCGGTCGCCAACGGCGGGGTCATCACCCATCCCGACACCGGGCGGGCCAAGCTGAATCTCGACAGCATGGATTCGTCGCTGACCTATGTGGAGGCGGCGACCGGCACGCTGCTCGACAAGGTCCATCTGCCGGAGGAGCACGCCAATCTCGGCATCCGTCACATCGCCCTGCTGGAGGACGGTGGCATCGCCTTCGGCGTGCAGGACGAACGGCCGATCGGCATGCTGCAGCCCCTGACCGGCGCGCACCGGCCCGGCGGCGCCATCCGCCTGTTCGACACTCCGGAGGATGTGCTGTCGCGCATGCAGGGCTATATCGGCAGCGTCGCGTCGGACGGTATGACCGTCGCCGCCAGTTCGCCGATGGGCGGGGTGATCGGGCTGTGGGACGCCGGGAGCGGGGCCTGGCTCGGCTCCACCGCGCTTGCCGACGGCTGCGGACTGGCGCCGAACGGCGACGGCTATCTGGCGACCAGCGGGTTGGGCGTGATCGAGACGGTGTCGAAAACCGCCGCCGCCGGACCGGAGCGCCGGGCGCCGGCTTTCCGCTGGGATAACCACCTTACGCGGCGGGTGGCCTGA
- a CDS encoding LysR family transcriptional regulator, which yields MSGWDGIDEFVAVAEAGSFSRAAERLRVSSSHVSRCVARLEDRLQAPLFYRTTRKVSLTESGRTFLARCQRLAEQRDDAFLAVGALQGGDSEVKGLLRMTCATAYGEQFVMPLINSLMERNPQLSIEVELTNRRLDLVQEGYDLAIRLGRLSESSLVATRIAPRVMHLCAAPTYLERHGAPGNLADLGTHQCLIGTADHWLFDDSGQDWLFRPRGRWRCNSGFSVLDAALRGFGLCQLPDYYVRGPVAEGRLVSLLDRHRPPNTAVWAVYPQKRHAPPKVHAAIRHLKDGLARRTEYR from the coding sequence ATGAGCGGATGGGACGGCATCGACGAGTTCGTGGCGGTGGCGGAAGCCGGCAGCTTTTCTCGAGCGGCAGAGCGGCTGCGGGTTTCGTCCTCCCATGTCAGCCGCTGCGTCGCGCGGCTGGAGGATCGATTGCAGGCCCCGCTGTTCTACCGGACGACCCGAAAGGTCAGCCTGACGGAGAGCGGCCGTACCTTTCTCGCCCGTTGCCAGCGGCTGGCGGAGCAGCGTGACGATGCCTTCCTGGCCGTGGGCGCCCTTCAGGGCGGCGACAGCGAGGTGAAGGGCCTGCTGCGGATGACCTGCGCCACCGCCTATGGCGAGCAGTTCGTCATGCCGCTGATCAACAGCCTGATGGAGCGCAATCCGCAACTGAGCATCGAGGTGGAACTGACCAACCGCCGCCTCGATCTGGTGCAGGAGGGCTACGATCTGGCGATCCGGTTGGGCCGTCTCAGCGAGTCCAGTCTGGTCGCGACCCGCATCGCCCCGCGGGTGATGCATCTGTGCGCCGCCCCCACCTATCTGGAGCGGCATGGTGCACCGGGCAACCTTGCGGACCTGGGCACCCATCAATGCCTGATCGGGACTGCCGACCATTGGCTGTTCGACGACAGTGGCCAGGACTGGCTGTTCCGCCCACGTGGCCGCTGGCGCTGCAACAGCGGCTTTTCCGTTCTGGACGCGGCGCTGCGCGGCTTCGGGCTTTGCCAGTTGCCGGATTATTACGTGCGGGGACCGGTTGCCGAAGGTCGGCTGGTCTCCCTGCTCGACCGCCACCGCCCCCCCAACACCGCGGTATGGGCGGTCTATCCGCAGAAGCGGCATGCCCCGCCCAAGGTCCATGCGGCGATCCGGCATCTGAAGGACGGTCTGGCGCGGAGAACGGAATATCGCTGA
- the fghA gene encoding S-formylglutathione hydrolase — protein MTDSLTILSETRVFGGWLKQVRHQSAAVDCAMTFAIFLPPQVEAGASVPVLYWLSGLTCTDENFTQKAGAFRVTAELGLAIVAPDTSPRGDGVPGDPDGAWDFGQGAGFYVDATEEPWARNYRMHDYVTRELPALIEANFPVTGNRSIAGHSMGGHGALVCALKHPGFYKAVSAFSPIVNPTAVPWGEKAFERYLGLDRDRWLEWDACALIAEAAERLPILIDQGDRDGFLETQLKPQALVAAAEAAGHPLTLRMQPGYDHSYFFISTFIEDHLRHHAAALLA, from the coding sequence ATGACCGACTCCCTCACCATCCTGTCGGAAACCCGCGTCTTCGGCGGCTGGCTGAAGCAGGTGCGGCATCAATCCGCGGCGGTGGACTGCGCGATGACCTTCGCGATCTTTCTGCCGCCGCAGGTGGAGGCCGGAGCTTCGGTGCCAGTCCTTTACTGGCTGTCCGGCCTGACCTGCACTGACGAGAATTTCACCCAGAAGGCCGGTGCCTTCCGCGTCACCGCCGAACTGGGGCTGGCCATCGTCGCCCCCGACACCAGCCCGCGCGGCGACGGGGTGCCGGGAGATCCCGACGGGGCATGGGACTTCGGCCAGGGTGCCGGATTCTACGTCGATGCGACCGAAGAGCCCTGGGCGCGCAACTACCGCATGCACGATTACGTGACGCGGGAACTGCCGGCATTGATCGAGGCCAATTTCCCGGTGACCGGCAACCGGTCCATCGCCGGCCATTCGATGGGCGGACATGGCGCGCTGGTCTGCGCACTGAAACATCCGGGCTTCTACAAGGCGGTGTCGGCCTTCTCGCCCATCGTCAACCCGACGGCGGTGCCGTGGGGAGAGAAGGCGTTCGAGCGCTACCTCGGCCTGGATCGCGACCGTTGGCTGGAATGGGATGCCTGCGCCCTCATCGCGGAGGCTGCCGAACGCCTGCCGATCCTGATCGACCAAGGGGATCGCGACGGGTTCCTGGAGACCCAATTGAAGCCGCAGGCACTGGTCGCGGCAGCCGAGGCGGCAGGCCATCCGCTGACGCTGCGGATGCAGCCGGGCTACGACCACAGCTATTTCTTCATCAGCACCTTCATTGAGGACCATCTGCGCCACCATGCGGCGGCGCTGCTGGCCTGA
- a CDS encoding paraquat-inducible protein A, which produces MSTVSGKVGLSGVQGVVRDDLVACPDCGRLHQVRSLPPGGRAGCTRCSALLYRHVAGGPQHALPMALTALLLLGLIAVKPLMAVHIQGNDRAGLVTTGIEALAAQGMWPLALLVGLLVLGAPVARVAGVIAVMLRLHTGRSAASPRATARLFALTEVLRPWAMLDVFLLGLLVGYSKLYGFANAEVLAGGLALGGYVLAITVMDQWLDRRALWSAIDHVPSDPAPPPHRWIACSVCGRIHSCDGGADPHRCTRCGSRLHAREPDSLGRTTALVATSAILYVPANLLPVMTVVNFGQGDPSTILGGVGELAGSGMWPLALLVFVASVAVPVLKLGGLAWFVVTAWRGSAVRLQGRTRLYRFIDAIGRWSNVDVFMIAILTALVQFGAVASVRADTGAIAFAAVVILTMLASHVFDPRVMWDRAEERRHD; this is translated from the coding sequence ATGTCGACAGTGTCGGGCAAGGTTGGGTTGAGTGGAGTGCAGGGAGTGGTCCGTGACGATCTGGTCGCCTGTCCGGATTGCGGACGGCTGCATCAGGTCCGTTCCTTGCCGCCTGGCGGTCGTGCCGGCTGTACCCGATGTAGCGCGTTGTTGTACCGGCATGTGGCGGGCGGTCCGCAGCATGCGTTGCCGATGGCGTTGACGGCGCTGCTGCTGCTGGGGCTGATCGCCGTTAAACCGCTGATGGCCGTGCATATCCAGGGCAACGACAGGGCAGGGCTGGTGACGACCGGAATCGAGGCGCTGGCCGCTCAGGGTATGTGGCCGCTGGCGCTTCTGGTCGGCCTGCTGGTGCTGGGGGCGCCGGTGGCACGCGTCGCGGGGGTCATCGCCGTGATGCTGCGCCTGCACACCGGGCGGTCCGCCGCTTCGCCGAGGGCGACCGCCCGGCTGTTCGCCCTGACCGAGGTCCTGCGCCCATGGGCAATGCTGGATGTTTTCCTCCTCGGGCTACTGGTCGGTTATTCCAAGCTGTATGGATTTGCCAATGCCGAGGTGCTGGCCGGTGGGTTGGCGCTGGGCGGCTACGTGCTGGCGATCACGGTGATGGACCAGTGGCTCGACCGCCGGGCATTATGGTCGGCGATCGACCATGTGCCGTCCGATCCGGCGCCTCCCCCTCATCGCTGGATCGCCTGTTCGGTATGCGGACGCATCCACTCCTGTGATGGCGGTGCCGATCCGCACCGTTGCACCCGCTGCGGCAGCCGTCTGCATGCACGCGAGCCCGACAGCCTGGGACGAACGACCGCGCTCGTGGCAACGAGCGCCATCCTGTATGTGCCGGCCAACCTGTTGCCGGTGATGACCGTCGTCAATTTCGGCCAGGGCGACCCCAGCACGATCCTGGGCGGCGTCGGGGAGTTGGCCGGCTCGGGCATGTGGCCGTTGGCACTGCTGGTCTTCGTTGCCAGCGTCGCCGTTCCGGTCCTGAAGCTGGGCGGTCTGGCATGGTTCGTCGTCACGGCATGGCGCGGATCGGCCGTCAGGCTGCAGGGACGGACCCGTCTCTATCGTTTCATCGATGCCATCGGGCGTTGGTCCAACGTGGACGTATTCATGATCGCCATCCTTACGGCGCTGGTGCAGTTCGGCGCCGTCGCCTCCGTGCGTGCCGATACCGGCGCGATCGCCTTTGCCGCCGTGGTCATCCTGACCATGCTGGCCAGCCATGTCTTCGACCCCCGCGTCATGTGGGACCGGGCGGAGGAGCGGCGGCATGACTGA
- a CDS encoding UTRA domain-containing protein, with protein sequence MEFTIDRRIMYIHYLRNVISQRGAESGVQGLARQGLTGQDGFGGPARKPESLALDGLALDGKGPLFDQIKRAVAGQILRGRWQSGERLPNEAELSALYGVSRQTVNKAIALLAREGFLVRRRRAGTFVATGRRDRFALPIEDIGDVVAREGRVYEFRIRERRSLRNGEGIRWPDLPDGTPILALECLHFSDGTPIQHERRLLNLDAVPEVAEESFESTAPSRWLVDRVPWSSAEHTVRAVNATGDMAALLGVEAGTACLSIRRQTVHLNRPITLVHFLSVGDRFSLSGSSITDSATELNL encoded by the coding sequence GTGGAATTCACGATTGACCGTCGGATTATGTACATACATTATCTTCGAAACGTCATATCGCAGCGCGGCGCGGAGAGCGGGGTGCAGGGGTTGGCACGGCAAGGCCTGACCGGACAGGATGGATTTGGCGGGCCGGCACGCAAGCCGGAGAGCCTTGCGCTCGACGGCCTCGCGCTCGATGGAAAGGGCCCGCTGTTCGACCAGATCAAGCGCGCCGTCGCCGGCCAGATCCTGCGCGGGCGCTGGCAAAGCGGTGAGCGCCTGCCCAACGAAGCGGAGTTGTCGGCGCTCTACGGCGTTTCCCGCCAGACCGTCAACAAGGCCATCGCGCTGCTGGCGCGCGAAGGCTTCCTGGTCCGCCGCCGCCGGGCCGGCACCTTCGTCGCCACCGGCCGCCGCGACCGCTTCGCCCTTCCCATCGAGGACATCGGCGACGTTGTCGCGCGCGAAGGGCGTGTGTATGAATTCCGCATCCGGGAACGCAGGAGCCTTCGCAACGGCGAGGGTATCCGCTGGCCGGACCTGCCGGACGGTACGCCGATACTGGCACTGGAATGCCTGCATTTCAGTGATGGCACACCGATCCAGCACGAGCGCCGTCTGCTCAATCTCGATGCGGTGCCGGAGGTCGCTGAGGAGTCGTTCGAAAGTACGGCGCCCAGCCGTTGGCTGGTCGACAGGGTGCCCTGGTCATCGGCCGAGCATACAGTGCGCGCTGTAAACGCGACTGGAGACATGGCGGCACTGCTGGGTGTGGAGGCCGGTACGGCCTGCCTGTCCATCCGTCGGCAAACCGTGCATCTCAATCGGCCGATCACGCTGGTTCATTTCCTCTCGGTCGGCGACCGCTTCAGCCTGAGCGGCTCGTCGATCACCGACAGTGCGACCGAGTTGAATTTGTAA
- a CDS encoding intermembrane transport protein PqiB has protein sequence MTEAGQQPLPIPPPHPPEVDVSTRRRLSFLWLLPLVAALIAGWLGWRWLEERGPQIVITFQSGDGLEAGRTRIKHKNVELGVIESVRLSDDLSQVVATARMDRTATRHLKDGTRFWVVAPRLGLGGVSGLSTVVSGTYVEMEPGGGDDRREFDALDEPPVIRADVPGRSFNLKTEQLGSLAQGSPVYFRGVQVGEVMGYSLSPQDRMVSVSIFVRAPYEGLVHEGSRFWRSSGIQISAGADGFKFQTESLKTLALGGVVLETPPDPQAGGPAKDWASFTLYEDQATAAAARDRLRVRYRLEFAGSVQGLQAGAPVLMRGLTVGHVSAVRLEYDEARQELHIPVEIDIEPDLVARTYAVIDGKPMDEPAVRTLIAVQVEKGMRGRLASGNLLTGQKLVSFDYEPGHPPTAPGTERSELPTVASSDIDSITRSAGAVLDKVAALPLDGLVADLRGTLQSVTGVAGSPDLARSLAALAKALGSADVLMRDTGRQLPELVKSLRGVATAAQGTLNSANGLLGGGGGQADLSGVLRQLNDAARSFRVLADYLERHPEALLRGKTP, from the coding sequence ATGACTGAAGCCGGCCAACAGCCTTTACCGATCCCACCGCCTCATCCGCCCGAGGTGGATGTTTCCACGCGTCGGCGCCTGTCCTTCCTGTGGCTGCTGCCGCTGGTCGCGGCATTGATAGCGGGATGGCTCGGCTGGCGCTGGCTGGAGGAACGCGGGCCGCAGATCGTCATCACTTTCCAGTCCGGCGACGGTTTGGAGGCGGGGCGGACCCGGATCAAGCACAAGAACGTCGAACTGGGCGTCATCGAATCGGTCAGGCTGTCTGACGACCTGTCGCAAGTGGTCGCGACCGCGCGGATGGACCGCACCGCCACCCGCCACCTCAAGGACGGGACCCGCTTCTGGGTGGTGGCGCCGCGTCTCGGGCTTGGCGGAGTGTCGGGGCTGAGCACCGTGGTGTCGGGCACCTATGTCGAAATGGAGCCCGGCGGCGGCGACGACCGGCGGGAATTCGACGCACTCGACGAACCGCCGGTGATCCGCGCCGACGTGCCCGGCCGCAGCTTCAACCTCAAGACGGAACAACTGGGGTCGCTGGCCCAGGGATCCCCGGTCTATTTCCGCGGCGTCCAGGTCGGCGAGGTAATGGGTTACAGCCTGTCACCACAGGACCGGATGGTGTCGGTATCGATCTTCGTCCGCGCGCCGTACGAGGGGCTCGTGCATGAGGGAAGCCGTTTCTGGCGCTCATCGGGCATCCAGATCTCCGCCGGAGCGGACGGCTTCAAGTTCCAGACGGAGTCCCTGAAGACGTTGGCGTTGGGCGGCGTGGTGCTGGAAACTCCGCCCGACCCTCAAGCAGGGGGCCCCGCGAAGGACTGGGCCAGCTTCACGCTTTACGAGGATCAGGCGACCGCGGCGGCGGCCCGCGACCGGCTGCGTGTGCGCTACCGGTTGGAGTTCGCCGGATCGGTCCAGGGGCTGCAGGCTGGAGCGCCGGTGCTGATGCGCGGCCTGACCGTCGGCCATGTCTCGGCGGTTCGGCTGGAATATGACGAGGCCCGGCAGGAACTGCACATTCCGGTGGAGATTGACATCGAACCCGATCTGGTGGCCCGGACCTATGCCGTGATCGACGGCAAGCCGATGGACGAACCGGCGGTGCGCACGCTGATCGCCGTGCAGGTGGAGAAGGGCATGCGGGGCCGGCTCGCGTCGGGCAATCTGCTGACCGGGCAGAAGCTGGTGTCCTTCGACTATGAACCCGGCCATCCGCCGACAGCGCCAGGGACCGAGCGGTCAGAACTGCCGACCGTTGCCTCCAGCGATATCGATTCGATCACCCGGTCGGCCGGCGCCGTGTTGGACAAGGTGGCGGCGCTGCCGCTGGACGGGCTGGTCGCCGATCTGCGCGGTACTTTGCAGTCCGTAACCGGCGTTGCCGGTTCGCCGGACCTCGCGCGTTCGCTGGCGGCGCTCGCCAAGGCGTTGGGCAGTGCCGATGTGCTGATGCGCGATACCGGACGTCAATTGCCGGAGCTGGTCAAGAGCCTGCGCGGCGTGGCCACCGCTGCCCAAGGCACGCTGAACAGCGCCAACGGCCTGCTGGGCGGTGGAGGCGGACAAGCCGACCTGTCCGGCGTGCTGCGGCAGCTGAATGACGCCGCGCGCTCCTTCCGTGTGCTGGCAGATTACCTGGAGCGCCATCCGGAAGCACTGCTTCGGGGCAAGACACCGTGA
- a CDS encoding PqiC family protein, with protein sequence MRGWRGAVLAAPLLLLAACQSTPDSRLYTLAMVPPSGSVQATRTTPQVLALGSLDLPMLIDRPQIVRRIDGNRVEALEFDRWAEPLADGLRSTLAADLAARLPGMTVLPVAGASVAEGTAVLAVTILRFDADRAGRVVLDAQWSLSIDMAGGRTAGRRIGPSRETVEIPAADAEPDTLVRAMSQAVAAFTDRIATGVRR encoded by the coding sequence ATGCGCGGATGGCGAGGGGCGGTGCTGGCGGCACCGCTTCTGTTGCTGGCAGCTTGTCAATCGACGCCGGACAGCCGGCTCTACACATTGGCGATGGTTCCACCGTCCGGATCGGTGCAGGCAACCCGGACGACACCTCAGGTGCTGGCGCTCGGATCGCTGGATTTGCCCATGCTGATCGACCGACCGCAGATCGTGCGCCGCATCGACGGCAACCGGGTCGAAGCTCTGGAATTCGATCGCTGGGCCGAACCGCTGGCCGACGGATTGCGCTCCACCCTCGCCGCCGATCTGGCGGCACGGTTGCCTGGAATGACCGTTCTGCCGGTGGCAGGGGCCTCCGTGGCGGAGGGGACCGCGGTGCTGGCCGTCACCATCCTGCGGTTCGACGCCGACAGGGCCGGCCGTGTTGTGCTGGATGCGCAATGGAGCCTGTCGATTGACATGGCAGGCGGCCGAACGGCTGGTCGCAGGATCGGCCCATCGCGCGAGACCGTGGAGATTCCGGCCGCCGATGCCGAGCCGGATACCCTGGTCCGGGCGATGAGTCAGGCGGTCGCCGCCTTTACCGACCGCATCGCCACCGGGGTGCGGCGGTAG
- a CDS encoding imelysin family protein — protein MRRRIVLGLMSAAAAVAALLPRTPAFAARQSDKDSAFLVGMVRSHALPRFDALAGAATAYADTLDRFATGPTAAGLDEARAAHVKVTDAWAGAQHLRPGPLTLNLRADRMSFWPERPGVVQRQIAQILRDQDQRLLQPGALARQSAAVQGLTVLERLLFDENVTVDSFTGSDAKHFRAQLAAAAAHNIAAIATDSRDGWKELEAPLAAGQPTMLGPTASEAVNTLFSSAITAMQVIIDQKLMAPLGTGIEDAKPTVVEALRSGRALRNIALNLEGLRALLMGEHGGPGFVTLLPANDDGATAKQAIDESFAAAISAIEAVPGPLNKAIADPAARKKTDGALRLIKAARVEMLGTLAPLLDITLGFNELDGD, from the coding sequence ATGCGACGCCGCATAGTGCTTGGACTGATGTCGGCCGCCGCCGCCGTGGCGGCGCTGCTGCCGCGAACGCCGGCCTTCGCCGCCCGCCAGTCCGACAAGGACAGCGCCTTCCTCGTCGGCATGGTCCGCAGCCACGCCCTGCCCCGCTTCGACGCACTGGCGGGTGCCGCCACCGCCTATGCCGATACGCTCGACCGCTTTGCCACCGGTCCGACAGCGGCAGGGTTGGATGAGGCGCGGGCCGCCCATGTCAAGGTCACCGACGCCTGGGCCGGGGCCCAGCATCTCCGGCCGGGGCCGCTGACGCTGAACCTGCGCGCCGATCGCATGTCCTTCTGGCCGGAGCGGCCGGGTGTCGTCCAACGGCAGATCGCGCAGATCCTGCGCGACCAGGACCAGCGGCTGCTGCAGCCGGGCGCGCTCGCCCGCCAGAGCGCGGCGGTCCAGGGTCTGACCGTGCTGGAGCGTCTGCTGTTCGATGAGAATGTCACCGTGGACAGTTTCACCGGCAGCGACGCCAAGCATTTCCGCGCCCAGCTCGCCGCCGCTGCCGCCCACAATATCGCCGCCATCGCCACCGACTCGCGCGATGGCTGGAAGGAGTTGGAGGCGCCGCTGGCCGCCGGCCAACCCACCATGCTCGGCCCGACCGCATCCGAAGCGGTCAACACGCTGTTCTCCTCCGCCATCACCGCGATGCAGGTCATCATCGACCAGAAGCTGATGGCTCCGCTCGGTACTGGCATCGAGGACGCCAAGCCGACGGTGGTGGAGGCGTTGCGCAGCGGTCGCGCGCTCCGCAACATTGCGCTGAACCTGGAGGGGCTGCGGGCTCTGCTGATGGGCGAGCATGGCGGTCCGGGGTTCGTCACGCTGCTGCCCGCCAACGACGACGGCGCCACCGCCAAGCAGGCCATCGATGAGAGCTTTGCCGCCGCCATCAGCGCCATCGAGGCGGTGCCCGGCCCGCTGAACAAGGCAATTGCCGATCCCGCCGCCCGCAAGAAGACCGACGGAGCGCTGCGCCTGATCAAGGCGGCTCGGGTGGAGATGCTGGGGACGCTCGCCCCTCTGCTCGACATCACGCTGGGCTTCAACGAACTGGATGGAGACTGA
- a CDS encoding S-(hydroxymethyl)glutathione dehydrogenase/class III alcohol dehydrogenase yields the protein MVLSRAAVAWEANRPLEIEEVEVAAPKAGEVMVRIVATGVCHTDAYTLSGKDSEGVFPCILGHEGGGVVVEVGPGVTSVAVGDHVIPLYTPECGKCKFCLSGKTNLCQAIRATQGKGLMPDGTSRFSLKGKEIAHYMGTSTFSEYTVLPEIALAKINKAAPLEKVCLLGCGVTTGMGAVMNTAKVEPGSTVAIFGLGGIGLSAIIGATMAKASRIIGIDINPSKFEIAKQLGATDVVNPMDYDRPIQEVLVEMTDGGVDYSFECIGNVKIMRAALECCHKGWGESVIIGVAGAGEEISTRPFQLVTGRVWRGSAFGGVKGRSELPEYVERYLRGEFELDTFITHTMGLEDINHAFDLMHEGKSIRSVILYNQ from the coding sequence ATGGTCCTGTCACGCGCCGCCGTCGCTTGGGAAGCCAACCGTCCGCTCGAGATCGAAGAGGTCGAGGTCGCGGCGCCCAAGGCTGGCGAGGTGATGGTTCGCATCGTCGCCACCGGCGTCTGCCATACCGACGCCTACACCCTGTCCGGCAAGGATTCGGAAGGCGTGTTCCCCTGCATCCTCGGCCATGAAGGTGGCGGCGTGGTGGTCGAGGTCGGTCCCGGCGTCACCTCGGTGGCGGTCGGCGACCATGTGATCCCGCTCTACACGCCGGAATGCGGCAAGTGCAAATTCTGCCTGTCCGGCAAGACCAACCTGTGTCAGGCGATCCGCGCCACCCAGGGCAAGGGCCTGATGCCCGACGGCACCAGCCGCTTCTCCCTGAAGGGCAAGGAGATCGCCCACTATATGGGGACCTCGACCTTCTCCGAATACACGGTGCTGCCCGAGATCGCGCTCGCCAAGATCAACAAGGCCGCCCCGCTGGAGAAGGTCTGCCTGCTGGGCTGCGGAGTCACCACCGGCATGGGCGCGGTGATGAACACCGCGAAGGTCGAGCCCGGTTCGACCGTCGCGATCTTCGGCCTCGGCGGCATCGGCCTGTCGGCCATCATCGGCGCCACCATGGCCAAGGCCAGCCGCATCATCGGCATCGACATCAACCCGTCGAAGTTCGAGATCGCCAAGCAGCTGGGCGCCACCGACGTCGTCAATCCGATGGACTACGACCGTCCGATCCAGGAGGTTCTGGTCGAGATGACCGATGGCGGCGTCGATTACAGCTTCGAGTGCATCGGCAACGTGAAGATCATGCGCGCCGCGCTGGAATGCTGCCACAAGGGCTGGGGCGAGTCGGTGATCATCGGCGTCGCCGGCGCCGGAGAGGAGATCTCCACCCGCCCATTCCAGCTGGTCACCGGCCGCGTCTGGCGCGGGTCCGCCTTCGGCGGCGTCAAGGGCCGCTCGGAGCTGCCGGAGTATGTGGAGCGCTATCTGCGCGGCGAGTTCGAGCTGGATACCTTCATCACCCATACCATGGGCCTGGAGGACATCAACCACGCCTTCGACCTGATGCATGAGGGCAAGAGCATCCGCTCGGTCATCCTGTACAACCAGTGA